The genome window GGACAGGCAGTCGCTTTAATTCGGTCGTAGAACGtgcgctgcgctgtgctgtgctgtaatggaaaccttactGTGTATAGCCAAgtaggcctgtagcctaaattgagtttttttttttttttttttttttttttttttttaaattgtgcaTGATTTGGcctactttttttattttattaaattcgtaggctggaatgtcttggggcaacaattgtgtttaaatgtagtggcttcagcctctggcaagctcagaaggggaaggcaagcgactggtagcttgagagcgacgtgGTGAGACCCATTAGGACAAcaacttttcattggcaacagtattaaaccaaccaacaatataaaatattaagaagagctctttaatttcattaagttaaatcgaaacaatgtctttTAGTGCTCGTGGACTGATAGCCATAGGCTACTGGCAATTAtcatcccggccataatttaaGGAATTTACGGGTAGGATATGCCTCCGAATCGTGTGATGCGTCCGAACAGCAACATCTGCTGGTTGAATGTCATTGCGCTATCTATCATTGTTCGCCAAACATTCTAATCAAAATTGTAAATCTTACACAAAAGTATAAAATACTCTCAGCTTCATTCACTCTCCGCTCTCCGTGTATAGATCAACACAGACTtgcggaacaggctgcagggcaacagtctgacagcctgcataAAAATAAGCATTTAATGGTCGGCTCTTGCAAAAGAGCGCAATTAGgctttgttgttttgcactttcttttacacttcagtgttgtatagtttgtataGCCTAGTGTTCTAGTGTCCTAGTGTTGTTCTGTTGTTAAACACTTTTTAACACACATATTTGTAAATATTTGTATAGTGTTGTATAGGCCTATATGGTGTTTTATGCACATTGCAACAGTTATTTTGCTAAATAATTGTTAAACGTAATtttataaataattgtaatatgGCATAACCTGCTGGAATAGCTGTTGTCTTGTGCTATCATGTACCCAGAACAGTGACTGTAAACTGTGAAACAAAAACAGCAGTGCTGCCTTTGCCAATCTCCCTTCTTTTGGTTTCAGTGACGTGCACATGTACATGGGCCAGCCTGGCGTCTACGGCCCCAACCAAGGAACCATGGGGCCCGGCGAGGTGCCCTCCTATCAGAACCCCTCCAGTGTGCCAGCCGGAATGGGCCAGCCCCCTAGCTACAGTGCCCACACCACCCAGAGCCTTCCAGCCCCCTCCGAGGGACAGCAGGTCCCTTACCCTGCTGAGAAGGCCTTGCTCTAAGGCCggcacagacagactgagaccCACCCGGCCCCCTTTTCCCCGTTTCTGTCTGACACACAAGGCGCACATGTATATACAGTCACATGCAAATTATGCAGATCCCCTAGCCCGGTTATGCACATAAATAGACTTACAAAATCTTTCAGAACACTAACTTTTAGttcaacatacacatacatacagtatgttcacactacacacacacacacacacacacacacacacacacacacacacacacacacacacacacacacacacacagtccaaatATGTAGGTGTATAGTTCTCTGACCGTTTTTACCACTGAGTTTACAGTCAGTGGTGAAGAGGCAATGAGcatctttttacatttttcatttctttttaagACTGGACACTTGTCAGAAAGGAGCACTCGGCCATTTCATGTGACGCATCTTTAATTTTTAGTATCATTAAAGACTGGAAACCAAGTTGAGGAAGGCTGAGAGGACAGTGCCAGATGAAGGAACAGGAATAAGCATGCATACTTTGTACATAGCATACTGCCTGCCTGACTGCACAGGTGGCCGTAGCATCATGGCTGCTGTGGCAGAGCCCTGAAGGACAGCAGGGGCCCACTCCCTCCTACAGGGTCTTCCAAACTCATCAAAGTCCTCATAACGTAAGCTGCCTCCGAAGACCCGCGGAGGAGAgatcaaacactcacacacacatagacatgtatacacacactcacacacacatagacatgcacacacacacgcatacatatacatacatacatacatacacacactcacacacacacacacatacacacacacacatacatacctacTCCGCTACAGGTGCTGGCTGGTGTTCTGGTCAGTGTCCCATGGTGTCTATAGGCATCAGTTTTGCTCAGTGTTAAATTTATACCATGCATTTTTTTTGTAGCGTGATTTTTAATTTATAATTTTTGAATTATTGTTATTGCTATTTTTAATgcacagttgtgtgtgtataagaggaAACAAAAAAGGACAGAAATATTCTACCTGTTGTAAGAGGCTTGGGATTCCCCATTTTAGTTTGATTCTGTAGACTCAGAATGGCTGCCTGCTCTGAGAGATGGAGCCCGACACTGCACGTCAGGTAGTGATTATTACTGTACATCCATGCACTTTTGATTTTACCGTGACATCTCGGAATGTTTCTGTTTCAACACTAGAGACCACCCTGACTGAATCCTTAAAACTCCCAGAAATGCAAAACTGGTCCGCTCATCTCAAGCCGGACTAGATTTCAAAACTCTAAAGATGCACTCCTTAAAAGCAAACAAGAGATGGCTCTCATGATTTCAGTTGATTAACTGATCATTCATTCTTGAAGATAGAATATGAAGTCCATCTTAGAGATATAGGTCACTGGATAAATGGCAGGCCCCTGCTTACCAAAGCCAGAGTCTCTCCTGTGCTGGATGGTGCTCAGCTCAGATTGGAGACTAAATGTGCTTGTGGACGTGGACGCTGAGTGggactagagtggtggacactgaTATTCTCACTGAGTTTCATCCAGTGGTCGTGACTGAGTGACTGTCCTGCTCCAGTCTCTCCCTTTGATGCCCCACTGTGTAGATGAAATGTGAAGGATAGGAAACATGTTTTTGGGAAATTCTACCCTGGGACCACAAGCCAGTCTTAAATAAGCACTCCTTTTGCACATGGTGTTGGGAGGTAGATGTCCCAGATCGAAACTTTGTCCACAGGGAAACGTGACTGGTTTTatgttttgaaaaaaaagtggTCGATTCTTGTGTCAGTTTTGCGGTTATGTTCCAATGTAGCCAGCTGTTTGTATGTACAAATTTAATCATCTTAATTATAATTAGTATTCACAATAAAACTAGGTCAAATGTATATAACATTTTGCTTTGTCTTGTTCTTCCATGTCATAATTTGACATCAAGTTGTTTCAGTATTAGTGATAAGGCTTACCCTGTTCAGGTCATTCAGGTGTTAGAGGGAGCACTATAACACAATGGAAACAGGGGGAAGACATACATTTGTGGGCTGATCAGGTGTAGGGCCACAGCTGGGTAGTCAAACCAAAAATCATAATTTATCTGCCACTAGGTGGAGACGAGCTGTTAAGATTTAACCAGCTTAAAGACCTCTCtacctttctccctccctctccctcgcaGTATTTGTGACTCGATCACTTGACTTGTTCTAAGCTCCCACAAAGTCCTTATTATTACCCTGGTTTCGCTTAGTTTTGTATTTTGTACAGCTGCTCAAATGATTCAAGGATTCATGGAttattatttgtcacatacatagagATGTATACTGAAACAGATGTATACTTTTGTAAAACATGTAGTGAAATAGCATTTAGCTGCTCAACTTTCATGTGCATAGATGTCTATTTATAAGCATAAAGAAAAAGATTTAGAAGAATTGAATAAATAGATTGAGAGAGAAGTGGGTaaaagtgtgatgtgtgtgagtgcagtatGGCAAGTCCATGTAATGTAGTTTAAAGAGTTTTATGTGAGTCAATATGCGTATGGCTTAAGGAAAGAAACTCCTCAATCTTTCTGTTTAGTGGGAACAGAGGCATCTGCCTGACCTCAGTGGTTTAAACAGTCCATTTACACAACACGTCCATTTAAACAGTCCATGGTGGCACAACACCAGTGAGCCAAGAGCAACAATATGTAGTTGACACACTACACAAGTACAACAGACTTCAAGTTCTCATAAAGAGTGGCGTGACCACAGCATCAATGTAGCCATAAAAGTATACAGCGAGTGCGTTGTAAGCAAAGCCAGTGTTCAGAGTCCAGCGCAGGATGTGCTAAACCGTGTGAAGACCGTGTCAGTGGATGAGTGTGCTCTGTTCTGTCGCTCTCCACATTTGGAAGCCTTTCGAAGTCAGTCAGGATGCTGTCAGGGAAAACGATCAAACTTGTCCTTTTCGAGGTTGTCCAGTTCGCATGCCTCAGTGTGCCTCTGTTCGTGATCATGGAGCGCTTTGCCTCCCTGATGCGCCACGTCCGAGGAGGTGACCTGACGGCATATTGGCTGGTGGTGGCTGCCTCGATTGCCTATGTGACTACAGTGTCCTTACTGGTATGGGTGCCTCTGAAATACTTTATTCTGACGTCCAGGAGATTCATCTCTGAAATAACAGCTTGGTGAGTGTGGTGTGAAATTTTGCCTTAAGGCAACAAAGTGTAGAAACAATGGGAAACTAGTAGAGCTGGGTAAATGTTGCCCTGCTTAAATATTTAAGAAATGTGCTTTATTTGTACTATTTCAAGGATGAATACAGAAGCCACATGGCCATAGACATAATCTATAGACGTAAATTCCCAGTTGTGGTTTGCATATGAAAGATATTAGTTCAAATGCCAAGAAGGATTATCTTCACTAAATACTATGGCTTTGCAGCTGTCAATCTATGGTTGTCATGGGACCCATCTAGGGTCATAGGGTCAACGTTTGGAGGGCAAATGTTCAGTATGCTTTTATTGTGCATACAAACTCTTAAGTCAGACTTGAAATATGCTCTTTTCCAGGAGACCAATAACACTGGCTTACGTGATTGTGTGTCCATTGCCATGCTTTGGCATTCTCCTGGCTGGCAGCAAGGTACAAATAAGTAATGTACAACACATGTATGTCAATCATAATGTTAACTGGCTGCAAATGTTATGAAGCGGAAGAGCTGTAACAAATTCCTATGGTTTTAAACAGTATTACTGGCACAACTGCCCAGGGAAAGTCCAAATATCAGACCTGAGGTATTCAGTAACTCACCAAGAAGACAACAGATTGTCCATTAACCTGTAACCTGTGCTTAATGACAGGAATGCCAAGCCTGATGTGACAGGTTTTACTACTTTGATCATAAAAACAGATTAGACTTTGTCATATCCATCTGGTTTGTATCAAATCAGTCTAGGTGTTATCAATAATTCATATCTTAATAGTGCTTAAAGTACTAGACAATCCTGTCCTGTCTCACTTTTTACATTCTCAAAGGTGCAAGTAGATGGTGGTCACCGTTTGGATCGTTTCACAGAGTTGGCTGTGTCCTTGGTATTACTATCTCTGATCATTTTGGACGTTGTCGAAAGAATCCGGCCTCTCCGCCTCACTGGTCAAGGTAATGAGACCTTTGATCCAATCACCGTTATTTACATGGGTTCAATTTACCGGTGTGACCTTAAACTGGACGGTGTCTGAATCCTCTGTAGCTCAGTAGTATTCTTGTGATTATTCTTTTCACGTCTCCTGGTGACTGGAAGCTGAGGGTCTGGAGCTTGACTTCGAGCTGCCCACACCCGTCCTCACACACCTGGAGCAGGTGACCACGGTGTCGTCCCAGGTCGGCGCCGAGCGAGGCCAGAACGGCTCGGCACATCAGACAGAGTCAGGGAACGTCTCATCAGGGAGTCACTGGAGGGACAACGAGGGCTACAGCTCACGGGCCACCAGGAGGTCCTACCTGTACTCCTCGTCTAGCTCTTCTCGCTTCTTCTCGGGACGCCTGCGCTCCATATGCGTCAGAGAACCGAGGGTGGACGCACTGGTGGAGAGCTTCCTCTTCTGGATGGACACCACAGAGATGGTCCGGGCGGCAGAGGTTTCCACCGTGTATTACACAAACTGGGTCTTTCCCATCTATATACTGGCCTATCTCTCCACACTGCGGCTAGTCCTCACCCCCAGTAGCCCACTGCTGCCGTTTTTAGGGGTCGTCCTGCAGGACCTGCCCTTCCTGGTCATCAGGCTATGCCTGGTTGGTGTGTTTGGCTATGTCACACCCCTGTTGTATATCATGAAGAACCTATTTGTGTGCCTAACTTATGTTTATTTCATCTTCATGACCAAGCTTAAGGTCTTCAACAGGACAAGCATGTTTTGAGCACTATGGACACACTGTATGACATTAACAATCTTTGGATTGTCGAAtattctgtaagtgtgtgtgtgtgggggggatgtGCTTACTGATACCTATACCTATAcatgctccattgggacgtaattatggggcgtgtttcaactgatacgggggggaatgcctctgcactcaattggatagacctatccaatcagagcaacaaaatagcttactgtgaggtgtaggaagaaaacacacgaaccatccttcttctatatcccctccgtttttaaaaataattctgttgaacagtgatatgctacaaacatgttaaacagctgggaaaggctgtcgcaaatctctggaacaggtggtcaatcagagatttcaaacgaatgagggaacatgtcgcaatgcaacagcgctgttttcccttgatgaaagtgaaactacgagttttcccacatctcaattttggccaaagttttcagaaataatcgttttcagtgatacaaactcattaaataatatgaattttccatatggggtcttaaaagccatatatccttctagccacagcgtttttgtttcaaacataagcctaatctaagcgtgctcagatgatgtgacagaccaggcgctgttgctcacctgtccatcatcgtaaagcctgatttgattggtccgcccgacaTATCCATATAtaccacaatggagcaatgccagaccgaacttcccgacctcaaatgttgtgggcgggactaagttcggaatggcacccaggctagagcTTGGCATCAATATCTTAAATCCAGTGGACCATTGGAGTCATTGTCACACCAGCCACCTAGATCAATACAACTAGCACGAGACGCATGATATTTAGACCCATTGATTTGCTAGGCATGGGTAGAAAAACAGCTACCTACAAAAGCTTATTAGTACATCAGGAAATGTTTCTATAGGCCTATTCAGATCATTCATACTGACTGACCATATGAGTTGAAATGTATATTTTGTCACATCTTGTTTCTTTGAGAGAGCTTTTATATGAGCTTTGCATATTTATAATACAGTGTACATactggaatattttgaaaataccTATACCTGACACACGTTTGATTGTTGTAATATGGTTGTCTTTATTCAAAagttatgtttacatttttgtatGTGTACACAGAGCATTTAGTGGCTAAatggggaaaaaatattttggccTGGTACAAATGACATGAAGGCAGATTTTTAGGCTTTTTTTGTCTCACTGTCAGTTGTGTGAGTAATACTTTTGATTCATCTACTGTGACACAGTTCACATCttccttgttttgttttttacttctacttttgtatttattttttaacctagcaacagttCCACTAATGTAAATAGAGTTTAACAAACAACGTAGTCCAAACAACAAAGACATAAAATGAACACtgcatttcatgttttttttgtctcatCTTCAAAATTACACATGTAAGGGCATAGAGGCTTTTTAAAGTATTTGTCAACAAGAAAACTGCATATGGCATTCAACACGTCATGCGTCAAGTATTTGTCAACAAGAAAACTTCCTATGGCATTCAACATGTCATGCCACTATCAGATGATGGGTAATGCAAAAAATGTCTCAGATCTGAATCCACTGGTTCTGGGCCAGAGCAACTAATCTGCCAGGGCTTGACCAGTCAAAGCAGCAGAGATAACCATATGACCTCTAGTTTACCAGGAATTCAAGACACAGTGGTCGAGAAGTGTTGGTGTGCTATAGCATAAAACAGCTGCACAGCATAAAACAATATACAACACCAGCAAATGCAATTAATCAGTCGTGTTGCTATTACAGTACACAAATTAATATTATGAGTGCTGAATAGATAATGATCAGGATCCCATCTGCACGATTATATTATTCTGAGACCTCTGCAGCATCGTTTGGTTCCTCTTTGTGTTAAACCTGCGATGAATAATTTATGTGAACGCAACCTTGGAGCTTCTGGGTGCGAGATGGGAGCAGTCGGATTCAGATGAATGTTTGTGCGCTATCTCCAGTCGCCTGACAGCATGACACATCCAGCAAGAGTTATGCCCCCCAGGATGGTTGTTGTATGAAGTATTGCCCAAACCCACATAATAGGCACTGCAACAGAACTCACAGTGAATAacctgaaatatatatatatcacagtCCTCTCTGAGGTGGATTCCATTTATGTCTATTAATTAGTGAGAAACACTGTTTTTCATTTGGAAAATTCTTTTGACTTTGACTATATTCAAAGGAAGTGTTTACATTAATttgtctgtatatatatacatatatatatatatatatatatatatatatattacactaAGGGTAGGAAAGATGCAGATGCAGTTTGATTGTTTGCCTTAATTCGTTCAGATTTAGTTTCAGAACTAGCATATTAAGCAGGCTTTGTAAATTGAATTATACATGCTATCCTCTTCCTGGACACCAGGCAGCAATCAcaagggaaaggagagagaaagggcacACAGAGACAACCTGATAACCGGAGACAAAAGGATAGATTGATTATGGAGcaagatagatggatagatggataggttTCCCCCACTGAGGGGGATTGATCTGTATTTGAGATGTACGGTCTATACATGTCCATGTCTGAGACTGTATATGAGGAGGAGACGGACAGGGAGGGAGAATAATGTGGTTGAACCAGAGAAGCATATTTGAATTCTGGCAGTGAATATTTTGCGCCAGCGTCTCACTACCTGCCCTCGCATACAGAAtagcagagggagggggggctgtttcttctgcctgtctgccatctctctctttatttctttttttctctctctctctctctctctctctctcccacatgcTTGcttacccccccaccaccactttCCCCAGCAACACAGGAAGGACAGCAGTGACTCAGGTAATTAGTAGCAGTAGCACCCGTGACAGAACAGCACTCACACTCAAGGAGTGTGACAAGGAGCAGGGATCAAAGCCTCCTTAAcatggagtgggagagagagagagagggagagagagagagagagagagagagagacagggaggagcTCCAGGGAGAGGTAGCCGAGACAGACAGAAGCGGCGCACGCAGCGGCTGACTGAGCCAGCGAGGCTGGACCCTGCCTTCTGCCCGGTGTGGACTGGAGACAgggaatgcacacacagacgtggCTCTCGCGCTGCTTTCTGATTGGACGCACCACGAGGGGGTTAAAAAAGAGAACGCTGACGCAGGAAGGAGTGCAtgagagaagaaaatgacatTTATGCTGTGTATCAATCCCACATTCTGGGCTCGTTGCTGAGCTTGGTGAAGGGAGGGGGCGGGTGGAGGGGGGCGGTGGCTGTGGTAGTgccggtggtggtggggggtggtgatGGTAGTGGCGCGGGAGGTGCTGAACGGGGGAGAGagcagtaaataaataaaaagcagaggaggagagtaggtGAAGTGCACCCCTGCAGGGATGGGGGAAACAATCGCACACCTGGAGGCGCCAGTGTGACAGAGCGCGCCGGAAGCACGGTTACGGGATTTTGTCTAATTTTGCTGGAGGGGGGTGGGACAGGGTGTGGGAGGGAATAGCAGCTGCTTCGTATGATTTTTTTGAAAGTCgcctcacacaaaaaaacaagaaGCCTTTTTCGTCTCTCTATGGCGCTCTCAGAGGACTCCGAACGTCTGCAAACTCGTGTGCAAAGTGCCAGTCCTGTGGCCGGGCGCTCCTATTGCACTGAGTGATTCTACAGGCTGCTGCCGCGACAGCTGCGGAGCGGTGGCGGACGCTCGGCCGCGGTGAGGTGATGGCTCGGCCAGGTTGAAGACAACCCCCGCGGCTCCCACAACGCCTCTCCTCGGCTGCGCTCTGGACTCGACCCCCTGGATGTCCTCTTGATGTATTGCTGTGGGTTGGGACACTGGCGGAAAGTACAGTCCACCTATGTGAGTAGCCTATCACCATTAAATGTAGAATGTCAAGGAAATGAGACAGGTGAAaaggaggtgtgtttgtgtatgggggggggggggggggtttgaggGACTGGACCAAGCAACTGTTACAGAAATCAAGATACATGTCATGTTAATGTGGCTGTATATAGATAGGTGTTTTTTATGTGttaaatgtgtttatgtgttaatCTGTACCACCACGTGTAGAAAACAAATTGGTCACAGTAACCTTGACATTCTAGTTATACATGTATTTTTGTGTGGTCCCTTCCATAGCATAGGACACATCAATCAGGACAGTAATCCTCATTCTTGAATCTACTTCAGTTGTTACAGGTGTAACAGTTGTCTGTGGGGTCAAgatctgctctgctgctcttcccctcctctAGCCTCTACCTGTGGTTCTATCTGTTTTAGAGATATAGATTTCCTCATTAGCGATTTCCCTAATACTTGATTGCAGTGGTGTTTTGGGTGGCTTTATTTAGAGCCATGTATGTCCTGTTAAGTGGAACTGAATGAGTCCAGATGTTCTTCATCAGCTAAATCAATGTCACCTGATCAGGTTATCTGCAGTGGCAACAGCACACTTGCTGGGTAATTCACACTGTCCAATGAACAATAGCTAAGGGGTGTTTTCATCTCTCAGCGAGGGTTGTGAATTTGTACATGCTCCTGAACGGAGGCGAACATCTTACAGCTTTGTCACGTAGAAAACATTCGACTTGGTTCTTGtgagttgtctgtgtgtgtgtgtgtgtgtgtgtgtgtgttcaagcatTGCATGTGCAAGGAGGCAGAAAGATTGAAAGTGTCGGCTCGCCTTAAATGCTCCAAAATTGTCTCTCTACGGCCCTGTCCCTGGTGTAGCAGGTGGATGGATTCATGAAATACTCTAGCTATGTTTCACTGCTGCATCCGCTGCAGTCGAAAAGAACAGTATGACTCATCTGCTGTGGACATTCTGCTAAATTCTGTCACTGTAAAAACAAGATCATGGTCACAGTGTGGGGGCATCATCCCctaacactctcacacacacacaaacacacacaatgatgtGAATCGAGCTCCTGGTGTGAGCACATCACTGCTGAGTCAGTGAGCACATGTGCACGTGCAAAAATAGGAGAGAGGAACAAAATATGAGTTGTAAGTAAACGTGTCCTTGAGCATCTCtgtgcccatacacacacacactctcacacacacacacactctcacacacagacgccGGGGATTCAACAGGTTCTCGGACGCTAACCTGTGAGTGCCTGGGTATCTGTGcgcatacatttacatacagcCCTGTCTCATTAGCAtaatacagtgcatgcaaatgaCTAGGGAAGTGGCGGCCCAGAGCACTGCACATTTCTCAAGCAGTCATGGCTAATGCATTCATATTCCCCCACCCCGCACTGCCCTTCCCCCATCCACCCTCCTCTCTTAGCTAGTGTACCAAACGCCCTCTGAGAAGTCATTCATGAATGCACCCGAATAATCTATaaagctgtatgtgtgtgtgtgtgtgtgtgtgtgtgtgtgtgtgtgtgtgtgtgtgtgtgtgtttgtttctcgaGGGTGGGTGGGATTTGATTGATTGACATTATGTGACCATTcttttttgtaatgtgattctACATTTAGTGTTTGCTTTGTTGTCCTAAGCCTGCTGTTTTTATGTCCAGGTGCGTGTGTCAGGGTTCCATTCTACCCTATCATCATCCCTCCTATCACTACAGGTCCTGACTTCCTCTTTGGCTCTGGCTGACATTTAGCCACAGCACTGGTTGCTTTATGACCCTGTCGATTTTGCTGCCTCAGCTCATTTGTCTTTGGTGGATGTTACTGTTTGAACGGTTGTTAACAAGTCTTATGACAAGACAATAACATTTTCAGTGGGCAAGTAGGATATCAgtctcacttaaaaaaaaaa of Alosa sapidissima isolate fAloSap1 chromosome 1, fAloSap1.pri, whole genome shotgun sequence contains these proteins:
- the tmem236 gene encoding transmembrane protein 236; this encodes MLSGKTIKLVLFEVVQFACLSVPLFVIMERFASLMRHVRGGDLTAYWLVVAASIAYVTTVSLLVWVPLKYFILTSRRFISEITAWRPITLAYVIVCPLPCFGILLAGSKVQVDGGHRLDRFTELAVSLVLLSLIILDVVERIRPLRLTGQAEGLELDFELPTPVLTHLEQVTTVSSQVGAERGQNGSAHQTESGNVSSGSHWRDNEGYSSRATRRSYLYSSSSSSRFFSGRLRSICVREPRVDALVESFLFWMDTTEMVRAAEVSTVYYTNWVFPIYILAYLSTLRLVLTPSSPLLPFLGVVLQDLPFLVIRLCLVGVFGYVTPLLYIMKNLFVCLTYVYFIFMTKLKVFNRTSMF